From the Opitutia bacterium genome, one window contains:
- a CDS encoding metallophosphoesterase: MTPEVCPRPHETAARLDLHYRTHWFKWVAAQACGYDAVCLSGDLLDMFGTAKTPLRHQANWVRDWLREFPGRLFVCSGNHDWWDADGIVDTDAHCGWLDKMGRPEVTVDGQGAYCGDYYIFCHPFRFPPVWPQAPQGKWILLHHVPPALAATGMGGTGGNDNGCRLLAGALTTAARPPWIVLSGHLHKPKSWRGRCGPSWSLNPTFDEQAAIPNHIIIDTATGTVTWVTERAGRWPVQVL; encoded by the coding sequence ATGACGCCCGAGGTCTGCCCCCGTCCCCATGAAACTGCTGCACGTCTCGATCTGCATTATCGCACCCACTGGTTCAAGTGGGTGGCGGCGCAGGCTTGCGGATACGATGCCGTCTGCCTGTCGGGTGATTTGCTGGACATGTTCGGCACCGCGAAAACCCCTTTGCGGCACCAGGCCAATTGGGTGCGCGACTGGCTGCGGGAATTTCCCGGCCGGTTGTTCGTCTGCTCCGGCAATCATGACTGGTGGGACGCGGATGGGATCGTGGACACGGATGCGCATTGCGGCTGGCTGGACAAGATGGGGCGGCCTGAGGTCACGGTCGACGGCCAGGGGGCCTATTGCGGCGACTACTACATTTTCTGTCATCCCTTCAGGTTCCCGCCGGTCTGGCCGCAGGCTCCTCAAGGGAAATGGATTCTGTTGCACCATGTTCCGCCGGCTTTGGCGGCGACCGGCATGGGTGGGACCGGTGGGAACGACAACGGCTGCCGGCTGTTGGCCGGAGCGCTGACCACCGCGGCCCGGCCACCGTGGATCGTCCTGTCGGGACACCTGCACAAACCGAAATCATGGCGAGGCCGGTGCGGTCCGTCCTGGTCGCTCAACCCTACCTTTGACGAACAGGCCGCGATCCCAAATCACATCATCATCGACACGGCGACCGGCACGGTGACGTGGGTCACGGAACGGGCCGGCCGCTGGCCGGTGCAGGTGCTGTGA
- a CDS encoding DUF86 domain-containing protein, producing MKARSPKDDRAYVHDLLESARLADNYLQGLTLVQFLDDPRTQDAVVLRLTMIDDFAQKLAPATVANMPAGSIQQARSLRSRMAHPDGRVDFPTVWNIAQQELQPLAVALEKYLLAQEPP from the coding sequence ATGAAAGCTAGATCGCCCAAAGACGACCGAGCCTATGTGCATGACCTGCTGGAATCGGCCCGCTTGGCCGACAACTATTTGCAGGGACTGACGCTGGTCCAATTCTTGGATGATCCCAGAACTCAGGATGCGGTCGTTCTCCGGCTCACGATGATCGACGACTTTGCCCAGAAGTTGGCCCCGGCGACAGTGGCGAACATGCCCGCTGGTTCAATCCAGCAGGCTCGGAGCCTCCGCAGCCGCATGGCTCATCCCGACGGCCGGGTCGATTTCCCGACGGTCTGGAACATCGCCCAGCAGGAATTGCAACCGCTTGCTGTTGCGTTGGAGAAATACCTCCTCGCGCAAGAGCCACCTTGA
- a CDS encoding helix-turn-helix domain-containing protein, which produces MLALKTELEVARELAARIRDARLQLGWSQNELARRAGLRPATYRLFEQTGQIALIRLLRVLSILDHLQDFDLVCAPSDAPRTLAELHVPKRQRARKTKHA; this is translated from the coding sequence ATGTTAGCATTAAAAACAGAGCTGGAGGTTGCCCGCGAACTGGCCGCACGCATCCGCGATGCGCGGCTGCAACTGGGCTGGTCACAGAACGAACTGGCCCGGCGGGCCGGACTGCGCCCGGCTACCTATCGGCTGTTTGAACAGACTGGTCAGATTGCCCTGATCCGCTTGCTGCGCGTGCTTTCCATCCTGGATCATCTGCAGGACTTTGACCTCGTGTGCGCGCCGAGTGACGCACCGCGCACGCTAGCCGAATTGCATGTGCCGAAGCGGCAGCGTGCCCGAAAAACCAAACATGCTTAA
- a CDS encoding nucleotidyltransferase domain-containing protein, producing the protein MPRSNPKPESPPRIQRAGDLVLPPPVPPQARGQVAPPPLAEIIRHVPPFCRNHGITRLEIFGSVARGDAAVGSDVDLIATFAHHPGLEIVSMEEECAQLLGVPVHLLTYETIAEMTNPYRKASIQRDRRIIYES; encoded by the coding sequence ATGCCTCGCTCGAACCCCAAGCCTGAGTCTCCTCCCCGCATCCAACGTGCCGGTGACTTGGTATTGCCACCGCCGGTCCCGCCGCAGGCACGAGGACAGGTCGCACCCCCACCACTGGCAGAGATCATTCGCCACGTGCCACCATTCTGCCGGAATCATGGCATCACCCGGCTCGAGATTTTCGGCTCCGTGGCCCGCGGTGATGCCGCGGTGGGCAGCGATGTGGACTTGATCGCCACTTTCGCCCATCACCCCGGCCTGGAGATTGTTTCCATGGAGGAGGAATGCGCCCAGCTGCTGGGCGTTCCGGTGCACCTGCTGACATACGAAACCATAGCAGAAATGACGAACCCCTATCGCAAGGCATCGATTCAACGCGACCGCCGTATCATCTATGAAAGCTAG
- a CDS encoding type II toxin-antitoxin system HipA family toxin — protein sequence MLNVSYHGQRVGQLDEGNGRVYFVYDPAWLVNGHELSPLHLARKPGTLYHHGKAFDGLPGLFWDSLPDSWGARLMELRFAEKGIKPKDVTRLMRLAYVGQRGIGALTYEPSWPEADPRPAVQQTKLLVLERETREAVAGAAGKVLPHLLEAGGTAGGAHPKVLVGVNDQAANEVVYGGNRYPAGYTPWLIKFDLSEQNIVAPLEQAYAAMARAAGIAMPETRLFTVYDQAGGFRRHFGVRRFDRDGDEAIHVHSYAGVTHRDPDKGDYRELLLITKTLTRDMAQVTEAFRRMVFNVVASNRDDHGKNHAFLYRNGQWTLSPAFDVTFVSPQRQSMRGMAVAGVWSTPGWTQLHSVAQDAGLEARVVRAVTEQVAQAITLWPYYAEQAGVSAEKAAEVKTVLADQKEILTTGRKITVPPPQMGHAPEQSPSTPTPRQGPRMSL from the coding sequence ATGCTTAACGTATCCTACCACGGACAGCGGGTCGGCCAACTGGACGAGGGCAACGGCCGGGTCTACTTCGTGTATGACCCCGCTTGGCTCGTGAATGGTCATGAACTTTCCCCGCTGCATCTGGCCCGCAAGCCCGGCACGCTCTACCATCACGGCAAGGCCTTCGATGGCCTGCCCGGGCTTTTTTGGGATTCATTGCCTGATTCGTGGGGGGCCAGGCTGATGGAGCTGCGTTTTGCAGAAAAAGGCATCAAACCGAAAGACGTCACCCGGTTGATGCGTCTGGCTTACGTCGGACAGCGGGGCATCGGCGCCCTGACCTACGAGCCGTCCTGGCCCGAGGCGGATCCTCGGCCGGCCGTGCAGCAGACCAAACTTCTCGTGCTCGAACGCGAGACCCGCGAGGCGGTCGCGGGGGCTGCCGGCAAGGTGCTGCCGCATCTGCTCGAGGCCGGCGGCACGGCCGGCGGGGCGCACCCCAAGGTCCTGGTCGGCGTCAATGACCAGGCCGCCAACGAGGTGGTCTACGGGGGCAACCGCTATCCGGCCGGCTACACTCCTTGGCTGATCAAGTTCGATCTGAGCGAGCAGAACATTGTCGCGCCATTGGAGCAGGCGTATGCCGCCATGGCGCGCGCCGCCGGCATTGCGATGCCGGAAACCCGACTCTTCACCGTCTACGACCAGGCCGGCGGGTTCCGGCGGCATTTCGGGGTCAGGCGCTTTGACCGCGACGGAGACGAGGCGATTCATGTCCATTCCTACGCGGGGGTGACCCACCGCGACCCCGACAAGGGAGACTACCGCGAATTGCTGCTCATCACCAAAACCCTCACCCGCGACATGGCGCAGGTCACGGAGGCTTTCCGGCGAATGGTGTTCAACGTCGTGGCCAGCAACCGCGACGACCATGGCAAGAACCACGCCTTCCTGTATCGGAACGGCCAGTGGACGCTGTCGCCGGCCTTTGATGTCACCTTCGTTTCGCCTCAGAGGCAGTCGATGCGCGGCATGGCGGTCGCGGGCGTGTGGAGCACCCCCGGCTGGACCCAGTTGCATAGCGTGGCGCAGGATGCCGGTCTTGAGGCACGCGTGGTCCGCGCCGTGACCGAGCAGGTGGCGCAGGCCATCACGCTCTGGCCGTATTATGCCGAGCAAGCGGGCGTCTCTGCGGAGAAGGCGGCGGAGGTGAAGACGGTTCTCGCTGACCAAAAAGAAATCCTGACGACGGGCCGGAAGATCACCGTTCCGCCGCCCCAGATGGGCCACGCACCGGAGCAATCCCCATCCACTCCAACACCGCGTCAGGGTCCGCGGATGAGCCTGTGA